The Gammaproteobacteria bacterium sequence GCGTACTGAACCTCTATGTGCCCAACGGCGCCGAGGTCGGGGCGAAAAAATACCGCTACAAACTGGATTGGCTGGATCGCGTTATCGAATATGCCGCGCGCCTGACCGCACAGGACCGATGGATCGTGCTGGGAGATCTCAACATCGCACCCGAAGACCGCGACGTGCACGACCCGGCGCTGTGGGCGGGCAAGATCCTGGTCAGCGAGCCGGAGCGCCTGCGCTTTCGGCAATTATTGCAACAAGGGAAATTACAGGATTGCTTCCGCTCCTTCGAGCAGGAGGCGAACAGCTTCACCTGGTGGGACTACCGGGGGGGTTCCTTCCGACGCAACCGCGGTCTGCGAATCGATCATATCCTAGCGAACCGCGCCTGGGCCGCCCATTGCCAGGAGTGCCGCATTGACAAAGTGCCGCGCAGCTGGGAGCGGCCCTCCGACCACGCGCCCGTAGTCGCCGTCTTCGAGCAAAAATAAACCGGAGACGGGAGCGGGAGCCATGCATTTCAGGCAATGAAAGGAGCGCGAAGCGCGCGCTTGATATGCTGGATTCCGGCTTTCGCCGGAATGACGGGGTGGGGGCATGGGAATGGCGAGGTGGGGGCATGGGAATGGCGGGGTGGGGGCGCGGGAATGGCGAGGGGGGGCATGGGAATGGCGGAGTAGGCTTTATTCGCCGGATGCCCATAGGGCTTTTGCACA is a genomic window containing:
- the xth gene encoding exodeoxyribonuclease III, which translates into the protein MSAFKIATWNVNSLRVRWEQVGQWLRAEKPDILALQETKTTDAAFPEKEVAALGYHAAFYGQPAYNGVATLSRTPAARAAGGIPGYDDPQRRVLCSWYEKQRIGVLNLYVPNGAEVGAKKYRYKLDWLDRVIEYAARLTAQDRWIVLGDLNIAPEDRDVHDPALWAGKILVSEPERLRFRQLLQQGKLQDCFRSFEQEANSFTWWDYRGGSFRRNRGLRIDHILANRAWAAHCQECRIDKVPRSWERPSDHAPVVAVFEQK